Genomic DNA from Niallia circulans:
CAGAAAGCATTTTGTGTTTTATAACCCGCCAATTGTAAATAAACCGCTGAATATCCGCAAAAGCGCGACAGTGGAAGTAAATCAGCTTGCGAAAAACTTCTTGAAAAACAAAATCCAGACAATTGTTTTTGCGCGCAGCAGGGTGCGAGTCGAAATAATCTTGAGCCACATACAAGAACTCGTCAAAGATAAAATTGGACCAAAGTCGATCAGAGGCTACCGCGGGGGCTATCTTCCGAAACAGCGCCGGGAAATTGAAAAGGGACTGCGTGAAGGCGATATTTTAGGAGTAGTGAGCACAAATGCTCTGGAGCTTGGTGTAGATATCGGACAATTGCAGGTGTGTGTGATGACAGGCTACCCTGGCAGTGTTGCAAGTACATGGCAACAAGCAGGACGTGCTGGCAGAAGGCATGGGGAAGCACTTATATTAATGGTAGCAAGCTCTACACCTATTGATCAGTATATTGTTCAAAATCCAGATTATTTTTTTGACAGAACACCAGAATCAGCAAGAATTAACCCAGAGAATTTAATCATTTTAGTCGATCATCTAAAATGTGCGGCATATGAGCTGCCACTGAAGGAAAACGAAGAATTTGGCCCGCTTGATGTTCAGGATATTCTTGAATATTTAGTAGAGGAAAAAGTAATCCACCAAAATGGTCATACGTTTTACTGGGCTAACCAGTCATTTCCTGCAGGCAATATCAGTCTGCGGTCTGCTTCACAGGAAAATGTAGTAATTATTGATCAATCCGATACAGCAAACCATAAAATTATCGGAGAAATGGATCGATTTAGTGCGATGACTCTTTTGCATGATGAGGCTATTTACTTGCACGAAGGTACTCAGTTTCAAGTAGAAAAGCTTGATTGGGACCATAAGAAGGCGTATGTCCGCGAGGTGGATGTTGAATACTACACAGATGCAAATTTGGCCGTAAGCTTAAAGGTTTTGGAAATAGATAAGAGTGAAGACAGGCAAAAAACAGCTATCCATTACGGAGATGTCTCCATTAATATTCTTCCTTCCATCTTTAAAAAAATCAAGCTGTCAACATTCGAAAACATCGGATCTGGTCCGATTCATCTGCCAGAAGAAGAGCTTCATACAAGTGCTGCCTGGCTTGAACTAAAAGAGATAGATGAAAGTATTGGAGAAAAGACTTTAGAACAGCTACTATTAGGAATCTCTAATGTTCTTCAACATGTAGTACCAGTACATGTAATGTGTGATCGTAATGATATTCATGTTGTTTCACAAATAAAGGCAAATCATACAGGACTGCCGACAATCTTCTTGTACGATCACTATCCTGGTGGAATTGGACTAGCAGAAGACGTGTATAAGCGGTTTGAACATGTGAAGGCCGCCGCAAAAAATCTCATCCAAAAATGCCCGTGCGACGATGGCTGCCCTGCATGTATCGGAACAGAAATAGAAGGGATTGCTGCAAAGGCAAAAAGCGTTAGAATACTTGATATGTTTTAACATAATAAATTAAGAGATTACTATGTCGTGTTTAATAGGAACTTATTATAGGAGAAAGCCATGTCTATTAAAAATAAATTGCAGCGTTTAAAACCACATTTAAATACTGGCACGAGCAGTCAGGAACCACAAATATCTGAGCTTGAGTCAAAAGGAGTAGAAATTCCTTTTTTGGATGTATGGGCAAGTGAGAATGTAACTCCTTATTGGGTGGATGATAATTACTGCCTCATACGTGAGGTCAGATATCCAATTTCCTATGAACACGGCAACTATGCTTTTCAAGATTTCTTGACAAGTGTTCATGCATGGAATCAATCTGATTATCGCCATCCGTTGTCCGCTAAAGGACACAAGGCAGAAGACCTGTTCTTTTTTGATACGGAGACGACTGGATTAGGAGGGGGAGCTGGCAATAGTATCTTTATCCTAGGCTATGCCGTTGTGAAGGATGCAGAAATCGTGCTGAAGCAGCATATTTTGCCAAATCCCGGAGCAGAGGTACCGCTGTTTAAAAGCTTTTTAGAGAATGTTGATTATACAACACTTGTTACCTATAATGGCAAAGCCTTTGACTGGCCGCAAGTAAAGACAAGGCATGTGTTCGTGAAAGAGCATGTGCCAAAGCTTCCCGAATTTGGCCATTTCGACTTATACCATGCTTCCCGAAGAATGTGGAAGCACAAACTAGAACGAACCAAGCTATCCATTGTTGAAAAGGAAGTACTTGGTGTGGAAAGACATGATGATATTCCTGGTTTTCTTGCACCAATGATTTATTTTGATTTCGTGGAAAGAAAAGACCCAGAAGGCATGCTTGGGATATTAAAGCATAACGAGATAGATATTCTCTCACTCATAACACTTTATACGCATATCAGCTTTCAATTATTAAATAAGGATGTCAATATGTCAGCAAGAGAAACTTACGAGGTCGGCAGATGGTATGCTTCCTTAGGAGAAAACGCTCAAGCTGTTGAAAGTCTGTCAGCCATTATAGATGGAAGCAGTGAAGAAAATGTTATGGCAAAATTCATCTTGGCAAAGCAATACAAAAAGGAAAAAAATTATACGGAAGCAACATTACTGTGGGAGGGTATTATTGAAGCAGAGGGCAACGCAGACAGCAAGATAGTGTTTGAGTCGTATATCGAAGCAGCTAAACTCCTGGAACATAAAACGAAGGATTTCGGCAAAGCATTAGCATATACGAAAAAAGCATATATGCTGATTGAGGGAACAGAGGATGCTGTAAATCCACGCTTAATAGCAGAGATTAATAAAAGAGAACTGCGCTTACAAAAAAAAATAGGTATATTAACCTAATTAGGGAAATTAAAAAGCCACTATTTACCTTGTTGTCTAATGAAACCTTTCCTATTAAAATAAGATAAGACTGATAATTTCATCATTTTTAAACAATATTTTACAAGTTATTGGAGTGTGCGTGTTGTATAAAGTCGTAATGTTCATGTTTTTTGTCGTTGTTTGCCTGACTGCCATTTTATTTTCGTCTTTAAAAGAAAATCTATACGCTTTATTATGAATAAATAAATTAACTTAAAAATTTAGGTGTTTGTATTAGTACAAGATAACCTCTCCCGACATAAGTTGTTACTGTAAGATAATTATACAAAACGGAGAGGAGATTTTAAAATGCATTGCAAACCTAATGTATTACCAGCAATCTGTCACCCAACTAAATGTTGCGTGAACCACACGTTCCAAAATAATATTGTTCCTCATATTCACCCAACTCATACTACTACAGTAAACCACGTGAATTATGAGCACCAACATTTCTTCCCACAATCACAATCTGTACAAAATGTGGTGACAAACACGCAAGCAAATATGGGGCCGGCACCAGTTCCATACCCAGCGCCTCAACAACCTGCTCAAACTGGTGGTGTTCCATTTACAGCTACTGGAACAGCTTTTCCTGGAGGAGCTCCAGGCGGTTTCCCAGGTGGATTCCAGGGTGGATTCCCAGGCGGTTTTCCTAGAAGATAATAACTACTAATACTTTCATGGCTGCCAATTTTCACTCGGCAGCCATTTCATATGAAGTCGAGGAAAAAAATTTCTCTTTTTGCCAAAAATGCTTATAATGGTTCATATGGGTAAAATCCAAGCCTTATTTTCAAAAAAATGTAAATAATGTGGTTATTTTTTATAAAGAACAGAATAGATTAATTAAGGTTAAATAAGTGCTGGAAACTAAGAAGTTTATAGGCAAGGGAATGGACAATTCATGAAAGTAGTAGCTATTTCAGGCTATAAGCCATTTGAAATTGGCTTATTTAAAAAAAATGATCCTGCAGTCGATTACATAAAAAGAGCTATACGAAAAGAACTGGAGCAATTGCTTGAAGAGGGGCTTGAATGGGTGCTAATAAGCGGCCAGCTCGGTACAGAGCTTTGGGCGGCTGAGGTTGTATATGACATGCAGTTAAATGGTCATTCAGAATTAAAGCTGGGAGTTGTGACTCCATTCTTAAACCAAGAGCAAGGCTGGAAGGAAGAAAATAAAGAATGGTATGAAGAGATTTTGATGCAGGCAGACTTTGTCGATTCTGTATCAAAAAAGGATTATGAAGGTCCGAACCAGCTGCGGATGAAAAATGTTTTTTTGTTGCAGAAAAGTGATGCGTTGCTGATGTTTTACGATACAGAAAAAACAGGAAGTCCTAAATATTTATACGATCTTGCAGCACAATATAAGGAAAGAAATAATTATGATATCCGGTTAATCAGTTTTTATGACTTGCAAGCAATTGTTGAAGAAGAACAATATAACAATGACTTCTTCTAGAAAAATTGACAAATCGGTAAATGTTTGAAAAAATTAATTAAATACGGCAATTGACTGAGGTGAGCGGAATATGATGCTATCAGATAAGATTAAATTAACGGCTAAGGATATTCTCGAGAAGGAATTTAAAACGGCCATGCGAGGATACAAGCCAGAAGAAGTAGATCAATTTTTAGATTTAATTATCAAGGATTATGAAACATTGCACCAAGAAATTGAGGAGCTGCAGCAGGAGAATATGCGCTTGAAAAGACAAGTGGAAGACAGCTCCAAAAGGCCGCAGACACCAACAACTACGGCTGGGACAACTAATTTTGATATTTTAAAAAGGTTGTCTAATCTGGAAAAGCATGTTTTTGGCAGCAAGCTTTACGATTGAGTTAAGGCTGTTATCCAAAATCTGCTATTGCTATTATTGTGTGGACATACTATAATAACCTTTGTAATCAATAACAACGCTTTGGTAATCGCTGCAAACATTGTTTGTAGAGGAAAGTCCATGCTCGCACAGGCTGAGATGCCTGTAGTGTTCGTGCCTAGCCAAAAAATAAGCTAGGGCAGCAATTTATTGCTGACGGCAGGGAAAATGCCTAAGTCCTTTGGATATGGCATGAATACCTTGAAAGTGCCACAGTGACGGAGCCTGTTCAGAAATGACCAGGGTGGAACGAGGTAAACCCCGCGAGCGAGAAACCCAAATTTTGGTAGGGGAACTTTCTCTGAGGAACTGAACGAGGAGAAGGACAGATTTTATAATCTGTAGATAGATGGTTACCGCCTTTATACGAGGCCTTTATAGGTCGTTACAGTACAAAGGAACAGAACATGGCTTATAAAGCGTTAATGTTGATACACTAAACATGAAAAATAGCACAAGGTGACTCGATGTTTGCACTGACTAAATCAGGTAAGCATAAAGTCATCTTTTTATTTGAAGATAAATGATATTGGCACATGCCAAATGGACATAATAGGTAATACATAATAAGTTATTTTTTAGGAAATAGGTGAAGTCATGAAACAATATTCATTAGTTGCAACGGCTGCAATGGGGCTTGAAGCAATTGTAGCAAAGGAAGTAAGAGATCTTGGCTATGAATGCACGGTTGATAACGGAAAGGTTCACTTTAAAGGGGACGAAAAAGCAATCGCCAGATGCAATATGTGGCTTCGAACAGCTGACCGCGTAAAAATCATTGTGGGCGAATTTAGAGCAACTACCTTTGATGAATTATTTGAAAAAACAAAGGCATTGAACTGGCAGGACTATTTACCAGTTAACGCTCAATTTCCTGTAGCGGGAAAATCAGTAAAATCCAAGCTTTTCAGTGTTTCAGACTGTCAGGCAATTGTTAAAAAAGCGATTGTTAACAAACTGAGCACACACTACAATAAAACTGGCTGGCTTGAAGAGAATGGCGCTATGTTTAAAATCGAGATCAGCATGTTAAAGGATGTAGCAACATTAACGATTGATACATCAGGGCATGGCCTGCATCGTCGTGGTTACCGTGTTGGACAAGGGGAAGCGCCGATTAAGGAAACTCTTGCAGCAGCTCTGATTCAGCTTACAAACTGGACACCAGACCGTCCTTTTGCTGACCCTTTCTGTGGTTCTGGTACGATTGCAATTGAAGCAGCATTAATCGGGCAAAATATCGCTCCAGGCTTTAATCGTGAGTTCATTTCAGAAGAATGGGATTGGATGAGCGCAAAAGTATGGGATGAAGTCAGAATGGAAGCAGAAGACTTAGCTAATTACGATCAGCCTCTTGACATAACAGGAACGGATATTGATCATAGAATGGTTAAAATTGCAGGAGAGAATGCCTTTGAAGCAGGTCTTGGCGAGCTTGTAACATTTAAGCAAATGCAAGTAAGAGACTTTACGACAATGAAGGAAAACGGCGTAATAGTTGGAAATCCACCATATGGCGAACGCTTAGGGGACAAGCCTTCTGTTCAAAGAATGTACCAGGAAATGGGACAAGCATTCGAACCGCTTGAAACATGGTCTATCTACATGCTGACAGCAGACGAGCAATTCGAAGAGCATTACGGCAAAAAAGCAACAAAAAAACGCAAGCTCTTCAACGGCTTCATTAAGACAGATTATTATCAATACTGGGGCAGAAGAAAACGTGATTAATTGTAAAATGCAACAGATGTAGTGCGTATAATTTCTCCATCATTTGTGTATATATAAGTCTATATGCCAGTGGTGGAGGGAAATATGATGGACAATACAATTGATTATCAAAAAATATTGAATGCAATTAACCAGTCATTAGATATTATTAGAAACGAAGATATCGGAGAAGATATGCTTCAGCCATATATAGATGCACAGCAGACAGTTATGCAAGCAATGAACTTTTCCATATCAAACAGCATCAAGTAGAAAGCCTGATGCTGTCTTTTCTTTTTTAATACTTTTTCGATTAAAAAACGCAATACATGTAAGAGGGTGCTGTGCCTAAAAAATTGGCGGCCCTCTTTTCGCTTGAAAAGTACCAATAATTTTAAATCATGTCATTCATTTTAGTTAATGGAGGCATCCTCCTTTAAAACTTGAGGAGGGTCTCTTATTTCATTTTTGCGGAGGGGTATCATGCAAAACAGCATGCCATTTGAGGTTTCGAAAACAGAGTCATTTTACGATAAATTAGGAGAATGGATTGGGGATGTGTTTTACGACATTCTTCCGGACGCAGGGTATGAGCTTCGTGATGAACAAGTGTTCATGGCATACCAGCTCGAAAAGGCATTTAAAGAGAAAAAGACGATTTTTGCAGAAGCAGGAGTCGGAACAGGGAAAACATTTGTATATTTACTTTACAGCATTTGCTATGCAAGATATGTGAATAAGCCTGCCATTATCGCATGCTCTGATGAAACATTGATTGAACAGCTTGTCAAAAAGGAAGGCGATATTGCGAAGCTGGAGCAAGCTTTAGGTTTAAAAATAGACGTACGCCTTGCGAAATCGAGAAACCAGTATCTTTGCTTAAACAAGCTTGATCAGAAAATTACTTTTGAAGATACGTATAATACTATTTACGATACATTACCTGATTTTGTTCATGGCAGTGGTTCGCTGCAGTCATTTGCACCATATGGCGACAGGAAGGATTATTCTGACTTGACGGATGAAGATTGGGACGGTGTTGCATGGGATTCGATGCAGGATTGCTTTACATGCGATAAGCGTCACCGTTGTGGACAAACCTTGCACAGAGATTACTACCGCAATGCGAAGGATTTGATCATTTGCTCACATGATTTTTATATGGAGCATATTTGGACAAAGGAATCTAGAAAAAGGGAAGGTCAATTACCACTGCTCCCAGATAGTGCTTGTGTAGTGTTTGATGAAGGCCACTTGTTAGAATATGCAGCTCAAAAAGCATTGACTTACAGACTAACTGAACAAAACCTAGAAAACCTTTTGACTAAACTCCTTGCAAATGACGTTCGAGAAAAAACATTAAATATTATTGAAGATACAATCTATCAAAACGAACAATTTTTCGCTGCATTAACGAATGCATCGTTTGAAACAGAAGGCTCGGACAAGCAGGAAATTAAAAAAACAGATACAGTCATGAAGGAAGGCAAAAGACTTGCTGGACTTATCTCTGACTTAGAAGAAGAATTAGTCTTTGAAAGTGAAATGTACGTCATTAATGAGTATGATTTAAAAGTAGTTGAAGAGTATTTAGAGCAAATCTCTCATTCGCTTCGTTTATTCTTAAGAGAAATGAATGGTATCACTTGGTTTGAGGAACACGACGGTGAGCGCACACTTGTCATCATGCCAAGACTTGTACAAGATATTATGAAGGAAGATGTATTTAGCCAGAAAAAACCGATTATCTTCTCTTCAGCAACATTATCTAACAACAAGTCATTTGAATACATGGCAAACAGTTTAGGAGCGAAAGACTTCCTATCTTTCTCTGTCGAATCTCCATTTGATTACGAAGAGAACATGAAAGTAATCATGAGAGAATATAATCACGGAGATAATGAACAGAAGCAGGAATATGTAATAAAGCAGCTAGTCAATGCTGGCGGAAGATCACTTGTATTGTTTAACAGTAAAGAAGACTTAGCCAAGTTTAAAGCAGCGTTGCCAAAGGATTTCAACATTCCGATTTATTTTGAAGGGGAAGCAGAAATAAGTGGCCTTGTTTCCAAATTCCAAAATGAAGAAGAGTCCATATTATGTACTGTTAACCTATGGGAAGGCTTAGACGTACCAGGAAGATCACTAGAAAACGTCTTTATTTTCTCCTTGCCGTTCCCGCCAAACGACCCTGTTTATAAATCAAAACGTGAAAATACAACAGATCCGTTTACAGAAGTCGATTTGCCTTACATGATACTCCGCTTAAGACAAGGCATCGGACGTCTAATCCGAACAACAGAAGACAGCGGCAGCATCCATATCTTAATGGACAAAGAAGAGAAGCAAGCTGTTAAAGAAGCAGTCACAGCAGCCTTGCCAGTAGAACCAACTGCCGTTTAATAGGAGAGTTTTTATTCGAACTTCGTTTTAATGCTGGTAAAACCCCAATCGATTTTCATTCGACTGGGTTTTTTTATTTAAAGCAGAATCACGACATAATATGTACTTTGAATTCATGAAAGGAAACATACAGCTTAGTCCAATTGTTAACACATATGTTTCTAATACAAAAACAACCAACATACACGACATATTCGTATAAGAAAATAACAAAAGATGAATGAATAAGTAGCCAACTAAAAAATATTTGTATAAGAGTCCGATTGACGAATGCGTAGAGTTTAAAAATGAGATAGTTTATTTTGTCACCTACAGCTTAATTTTATTTACATAGTAGAAAAATATGGTAAGATAGTTTTCATATCTTACTATTTTGATTTTGAGCTAATTATAAGGAGGAGAAAGCATTTGAGTCACATAAAAACAATAGAGCAGGATTTTTTAGCATATGTGAAAAAAATCGGAGCTTATAATGAAGCACTAGCACTGATATATTGGGATTTGCGAACAGGAGCACCAAAAAAAGCCGTTGATCAGCGTACAGAAGTTATAGGTACCCTATCGGCAGAAGCGTTCAACATGTCTGTTTCATCAGAGCTGGAAGGTTATTTAACTGAATTATCTGATGAAAGTATTCAGAAAGAATTATCGTTTGTAACCATAAAAACAGTTGAGGAAATGAACAAAGAGTTTGAACGTAATAAAAAAATTCCGCCAAGTGAATATAAAGAATATGTGATGCTTCAATCAAAAGCAGAAAGCGTGTGGGAAGAAGCGAAAGAAAAGTCTGATTTTTCTCTATTTGAGCCATATTTGGAAAAATTAGTAGAAACAACAAAAAGGTTTATCGGTTATTGGGGCTATGACAAAACACCGTATGATGTTCTTCTCGATATGTATGAACCAGGTGTTACAGTCCAAGTTATCGATGAAGTATTTGATGAATTAAGAAGTAAAATTGTTCCCCTTGTGCAGCAAATTGCTGATTCAACGCAAAAGATAGAAACAGACTTTTTATTTAAGCATTTCCCGAAAGACAAACAGCATGCGTTTAGTTTGGAGCTTTTGAAGCAGATCGGCTATGATTTTGACGCAGGCAGGCTTGATGAAACGGTGCATCCATTTGCAACAGGCATTAATCCAGGCGATGTGCGGATTACTACAAAGTATGTGGAATCTGATTTCCGTGTGGCCGTATTCGGCACCATTCATGAGGTTGGTCATGCCTTGTATGAGCAAAATATCTCGGAGGAACTTGTCGGAACACCGTTAGCTACGGGCACGTCAATGGGGATACATGAGTCACAGTCGTTGTTTTATGAAAACTTTGTTGGCAGAAATGCCTCCTTCTGGGAGAAGAATTACGCTTTATTAAAGGAATATGCTGACGGGCAGTTTGATAACGTAGAGGTAGCAGATTATTACAAGGCAATTAATGAATCCAAACCATCCCTTATCCGGATTGAAGCAGATGAATTAACATATCCATTGCATATTATTATTCGCTACGAAATCGAGAAGGGCTTGTTTAATGGAG
This window encodes:
- a CDS encoding DEAD/DEAH box helicase, translated to MRKKSLSELIEELRKNENIINWHELEPQEAKTRPMPESVDNRIKLALQKRGIGELYSHQYSAYETLQKGENIVAVTPTASGKTLCYNLPVLQSIAENDANRALYIFPTKALAQDQKSELNEIINEMGIDIKSYTYDGDTSPTIRQVVRKAGHIVITNPDMLHSAILPHHTKWVSLFENLKYVVIDELHTYRGVFGSHVANVIRRLKRICKFYGSEPIFICTSATIANPKELAEQLTGNLMRLIDDNGAPRGRKHFVFYNPPIVNKPLNIRKSATVEVNQLAKNFLKNKIQTIVFARSRVRVEIILSHIQELVKDKIGPKSIRGYRGGYLPKQRREIEKGLREGDILGVVSTNALELGVDIGQLQVCVMTGYPGSVASTWQQAGRAGRRHGEALILMVASSTPIDQYIVQNPDYFFDRTPESARINPENLIILVDHLKCAAYELPLKENEEFGPLDVQDILEYLVEEKVIHQNGHTFYWANQSFPAGNISLRSASQENVVIIDQSDTANHKIIGEMDRFSAMTLLHDEAIYLHEGTQFQVEKLDWDHKKAYVREVDVEYYTDANLAVSLKVLEIDKSEDRQKTAIHYGDVSINILPSIFKKIKLSTFENIGSGPIHLPEEELHTSAAWLELKEIDESIGEKTLEQLLLGISNVLQHVVPVHVMCDRNDIHVVSQIKANHTGLPTIFLYDHYPGGIGLAEDVYKRFEHVKAAAKNLIQKCPCDDGCPACIGTEIEGIAAKAKSVRILDMF
- a CDS encoding ribonuclease H-like domain-containing protein, yielding MSIKNKLQRLKPHLNTGTSSQEPQISELESKGVEIPFLDVWASENVTPYWVDDNYCLIREVRYPISYEHGNYAFQDFLTSVHAWNQSDYRHPLSAKGHKAEDLFFFDTETTGLGGGAGNSIFILGYAVVKDAEIVLKQHILPNPGAEVPLFKSFLENVDYTTLVTYNGKAFDWPQVKTRHVFVKEHVPKLPEFGHFDLYHASRRMWKHKLERTKLSIVEKEVLGVERHDDIPGFLAPMIYFDFVERKDPEGMLGILKHNEIDILSLITLYTHISFQLLNKDVNMSARETYEVGRWYASLGENAQAVESLSAIIDGSSEENVMAKFILAKQYKKEKNYTEATLLWEGIIEAEGNADSKIVFESYIEAAKLLEHKTKDFGKALAYTKKAYMLIEGTEDAVNPRLIAEINKRELRLQKKIGILT
- a CDS encoding CotD family spore coat protein, which produces MHCKPNVLPAICHPTKCCVNHTFQNNIVPHIHPTHTTTVNHVNYEHQHFFPQSQSVQNVVTNTQANMGPAPVPYPAPQQPAQTGGVPFTATGTAFPGGAPGGFPGGFQGGFPGGFPRR
- a CDS encoding DUF1273 domain-containing protein translates to MKVVAISGYKPFEIGLFKKNDPAVDYIKRAIRKELEQLLEEGLEWVLISGQLGTELWAAEVVYDMQLNGHSELKLGVVTPFLNQEQGWKEENKEWYEEILMQADFVDSVSKKDYEGPNQLRMKNVFLLQKSDALLMFYDTEKTGSPKYLYDLAAQYKERNNYDIRLISFYDLQAIVEEEQYNNDFF
- the gpsB gene encoding cell division regulator GpsB, translating into MLSDKIKLTAKDILEKEFKTAMRGYKPEEVDQFLDLIIKDYETLHQEIEELQQENMRLKRQVEDSSKRPQTPTTTAGTTNFDILKRLSNLEKHVFGSKLYD
- a CDS encoding THUMP domain-containing class I SAM-dependent RNA methyltransferase, whose protein sequence is MKQYSLVATAAMGLEAIVAKEVRDLGYECTVDNGKVHFKGDEKAIARCNMWLRTADRVKIIVGEFRATTFDELFEKTKALNWQDYLPVNAQFPVAGKSVKSKLFSVSDCQAIVKKAIVNKLSTHYNKTGWLEENGAMFKIEISMLKDVATLTIDTSGHGLHRRGYRVGQGEAPIKETLAAALIQLTNWTPDRPFADPFCGSGTIAIEAALIGQNIAPGFNREFISEEWDWMSAKVWDEVRMEAEDLANYDQPLDITGTDIDHRMVKIAGENAFEAGLGELVTFKQMQVRDFTTMKENGVIVGNPPYGERLGDKPSVQRMYQEMGQAFEPLETWSIYMLTADEQFEEHYGKKATKKRKLFNGFIKTDYYQYWGRRKRD
- a CDS encoding ATP-dependent DNA helicase, translating into MQNSMPFEVSKTESFYDKLGEWIGDVFYDILPDAGYELRDEQVFMAYQLEKAFKEKKTIFAEAGVGTGKTFVYLLYSICYARYVNKPAIIACSDETLIEQLVKKEGDIAKLEQALGLKIDVRLAKSRNQYLCLNKLDQKITFEDTYNTIYDTLPDFVHGSGSLQSFAPYGDRKDYSDLTDEDWDGVAWDSMQDCFTCDKRHRCGQTLHRDYYRNAKDLIICSHDFYMEHIWTKESRKREGQLPLLPDSACVVFDEGHLLEYAAQKALTYRLTEQNLENLLTKLLANDVREKTLNIIEDTIYQNEQFFAALTNASFETEGSDKQEIKKTDTVMKEGKRLAGLISDLEEELVFESEMYVINEYDLKVVEEYLEQISHSLRLFLREMNGITWFEEHDGERTLVIMPRLVQDIMKEDVFSQKKPIIFSSATLSNNKSFEYMANSLGAKDFLSFSVESPFDYEENMKVIMREYNHGDNEQKQEYVIKQLVNAGGRSLVLFNSKEDLAKFKAALPKDFNIPIYFEGEAEISGLVSKFQNEEESILCTVNLWEGLDVPGRSLENVFIFSLPFPPNDPVYKSKRENTTDPFTEVDLPYMILRLRQGIGRLIRTTEDSGSIHILMDKEEKQAVKEAVTAALPVEPTAV
- a CDS encoding carboxypeptidase M32 — protein: MSHIKTIEQDFLAYVKKIGAYNEALALIYWDLRTGAPKKAVDQRTEVIGTLSAEAFNMSVSSELEGYLTELSDESIQKELSFVTIKTVEEMNKEFERNKKIPPSEYKEYVMLQSKAESVWEEAKEKSDFSLFEPYLEKLVETTKRFIGYWGYDKTPYDVLLDMYEPGVTVQVIDEVFDELRSKIVPLVQQIADSTQKIETDFLFKHFPKDKQHAFSLELLKQIGYDFDAGRLDETVHPFATGINPGDVRITTKYVESDFRVAVFGTIHEVGHALYEQNISEELVGTPLATGTSMGIHESQSLFYENFVGRNASFWEKNYALLKEYADGQFDNVEVADYYKAINESKPSLIRIEADELTYPLHIIIRYEIEKGLFNGDIKVKDLPKIWNEKYKSYLGIEPSNDGEGILQDVHWAGGSFGYFPSYALGYMYAAQFKQTLLKDLPNFDELLRKGELLPIKKWFNEKVHQFGKTKKPLEILADVTGEGLNAQYLIDYLYEKYSKVYLL